In Planococcus citri chromosome 4, ihPlaCitr1.1, whole genome shotgun sequence, the genomic window CTTTCGGTTAGCCCAGCATCGGTAGTGCCGATAGATAACAGAACGTTTTCTGGTAGTCGCGGATACGTATTAAGCGTCTCTGTAAGCTGCGAAATGGATAAATTTTTGTTACACAAAGCCTCGTCTGCGCCGTAAGTTTTATTACAACATACTCGGCGTTCGATACCGTGAACAAACGCGTCACCGAGTAACAATATGTTACCAACGAATAGTCCATTCGAAACCCTGCCATCGGGGAAATCGTACCCAGCGATAACGTATCCTTTCGGGTACCTGTTGCTAGGTTTAAATGGCAATAACGTTTTCGGAtctaatttgaacatttttatatACGCTTGTTCGAAGAACTCCATTTGCGTCGATGGTTCATCACGTTCGTAAGCTAAGGCTCCCTCAGCTACTTCAAGAACGGCTGGTAAATCGGACGTTTCTGATTcagatttagatttttttgaacgttttcgtGCACTGTGACAGGTAGGGGTAGGTTGCACAATACTTGGCAATGATTCTACATCTAAACCACTCGGTAATGGTACAGGTATATTCATGAGCGGTACAGGAGCAGTATCGGCGGCTAGCAAAGCAAGGgcttttcgttttttcttttctctattttttccaACGGGACGAGGTGCTCGGTTCTTGTTTCCAgacttgtttttatttttcacatctagagaaaaaaatgattttttcattaggaTGTTTCATACTCTCATTGGAGATATTGTGGAACGTTTGAACCACTTCTAAGCTAAACAGTATGTACTTACTCTGTACATCTTGGCCAATAAACGCTCCAAAGAGCCGAACATTCGCCTTCAATATGTCCAGGACTTCATTTTGCGGAGGTCTCGGTCTAGGCAGCCCTCCCAGCAGTCGCTCCAAAGTTCGACATTGTAGCAGCATCAAGTTTGTATTAACGTCATCGTTCGGTTCCTCGTCCATTCTAGCAGGGATATCTTCTTCTCATGTAACCAGAATTACAAATCTCCAAATTCTAAACAATGATGacagttttattttaaaaatagaatatttATTGCACTTTGGGGTCTTTGGGTTCTTATAACTGATTTCGTGTTGTAACTTCGTTAGAGTACGTACTTGAAATCGATGAGTGATGCATTAACACAATATCATTATTgaatcaaaatacataaaatgaacaattttgacTGAACTTAATGGCTAAATACATtcatagtttcaatttttaaatgaaaaatgaaattcggttttcttgattgaaaaatctagtgataagaaatgaaaatgttttgattgttgtttttgttttttgtggaCCAGAGTCTGTTTTGTCAGTTCGCAGGTGGATGTGGTGCACTGAATGAATTCGACATGGTTTGGTTTTATAATTCAATTCTATTTTTCTCTAgtaaacgaattaaaatttcatttttaaaacgatgAATCAATGTTTCAAAGTCTAACTTATCAttttatcaatgaaaacatttcaaaaatgaaaaatttaattgtgctgggaaaaattgcttcaaaattggtgatagaaaataattgaaactacaaactaaaaaaatctgaaacttgaaatattgaaagttgaaagtctCAATCCGAAACTGGTTAAAAAGAACTGAATTTTAAatggagaaattcaaattcaaaattgaaactgaatctttcaaaatattacgaatttgatGGGGAAAAAGTGGAACTAAAACTGCAGTCTGCAACCGGAAAAAGAAAAttggtcattccatgtcaactcaaaccaacgtttttgagtcatgtctttcgatttcgctcaaattttttttacaatacccACCAAGTAAGAAATaaccccgcaatcagtttggtcccagccccctcaagGGGCCGGTGGaagggcttccattattttcacattgtctcgactcagtctcgaggtactcaacttcagcagcccattcctccaaaacta contains:
- the LOC135842225 gene encoding uncharacterized protein LOC135842225; protein product: MDEEPNDDVNTNLMLLQCRTLERLLGGLPRPRPPQNEVLDILKANVRLFGAFIGQDVQNVKNKNKSGNKNRAPRPVGKNREKKKRKALALLAADTAPVPLMNIPVPLPSGLDVESLPSIVQPTPTCHSARKRSKKSKSESETSDLPAVLEVAEGALAYERDEPSTQMEFFEQAYIKMFKLDPKTLLPFKPSNRYPKGYVIAGYDFPDGRVSNGLFVGNILLLGDAFVHGIERRVCCNKTYGADEALCNKNLSISQLTETLNTYPRLPENVLLSIGTTDAGLTESLIQIRRQYGSLLQTLGSKGVTKLRVLPVITVPGMSVRYEEMAAIVAADWSIPFGGEYIYEKDVLQPLLDSFKQPLEFQYNSYIFLPKQWRQIADTIRLTFDPSSASRTAESVLPHRRYTKKSAPGTGLKLDYALRKSGLNKKTKE